The DNA sequence AGAAAAATTTGCGGTTTTCTTATATTATTCCATTCATTTATAGATAATTCACCAATTACGGATATCCGGGAATCTGCCGAGATATGATGGAACAGCTCCCCAAGGCCGAATCCGATTCCGTCCAATGCGGATGAACCCTCGCCAAGTGCCATTTTAAGATGATTCTGGCCGGAGCCTATCTTGCGCATGCTGGCAATGGGGGCATCCTTAATCAGGACGCGCGGTTTAGGATTGTCCATTCCAAAGGGGGAAAGAAGCTGCATTTGTTCTATCGCAGGCAGGCTGACATCTTCAAGGCTTACCTCGGCATCGAGGCTTGCGACCGGTATGAAATCCTCGTCACTGAGCTGCTCTTTCGCGAGGCCGTTGAGCCTTTCCCGCAGCTCCCCCACGTCTCCAAGCCCAAGCGTCATCCCAGCAGCCATCGGATGGCCCCCAAAATGGGGCAGGATGTCCCTGCAGGCAGACAGATTTTTATACAAATCAAATCCGGCTATGCTTCTGGCAGATCCTTTTGCCGTCCCCTTTTCTTTATCAAAGCTGAGGACGATGGCCGGCCTGTAGAATTTATCGACAAGCCTTGACGCTACAATGCCGATCACACCGGCATTCCAGCCTTCCTTCCCGATAACGAGAACAGCATTTTCCCCTGCCGGGTACTTTTCCTCGACTTCTTTGATTGCCTCTTCGGCAATCTGGCTGACAATGGACTGCCTCTCTTTGTTCATGCTGTCAATTTCTTCAGCAATCATAGCTGCTTCTTCCCGGTCATCTGTCAGCAGCAGATGGACGGCCGGATCTGCGCTGTCCAGCCTGCCGGCAGCATTCAGCCTTGGAGCAAGCATGAACCCTATGGTTTCTTCATCTACTGCAGCCTGCTCCACATTTGCCAGCTTGAACAGCGCGAGCAGGCCGGCCCTTTTAGTCACCTTCAGCTTCTTGATCCCTCTCTGGACAAGGAGCCTGTTCTCTCCTTTCAGAGATACCAGGTCGGCCACGGTTCCTATAGCAGCAATTTCCAGAAGCTCCTCGGGGATATTTCCCAATAGGGCGTGAGCTACCTTAAAGGCCACGCCCACTCCGGCAAGCTCGCGGAAAGGATAAAGGCTTCCCTCAAGCTTGGGATGGATGATAGCCAGGGCCTCCGGGAGAACCGGACCGGGTTCATGGTGGTCCGTAATGATCAGGTCCATGCCCAGCTCTTTGGCAATGGACGCCTCATGGACTGCTGATATGCCGGTATCCACCGTAATGAGCAGCTTGGTGCCAATTTCGGCCGCATGCCTGAATGCTCCCTCATTCGGGCCGTATCCCTCCGTAAACCGGTTAGGTATGTAGAAATCTACATTGGCACCCAGGCTGCGGAGCGTTATCATCATAACAGAGGTGCTTGTGACTCCGTCTGCATCATAATCCCCATATATTAAAATCGGTTCATTTTCGTTTATCGCTTTATTTATTCGTGAGACTGCAGCATCCATCCCGGCCAGGAGAAAAGGGTCGTGGAACTCCCCATTATTTCCGTACAGGAAATCCTGTGCCGATTCAGGAGTATCG is a window from the Bacillus infantis NRRL B-14911 genome containing:
- the recJ gene encoding single-stranded-DNA-specific exonuclease RecJ is translated as MLKSKTRWIVRQSDKDKADTLISELKISPIVASLLVNRGLDTPESAQDFLYGNNGEFHDPFLLAGMDAAVSRINKAINENEPILIYGDYDADGVTSTSVMMITLRSLGANVDFYIPNRFTEGYGPNEGAFRHAAEIGTKLLITVDTGISAVHEASIAKELGMDLIITDHHEPGPVLPEALAIIHPKLEGSLYPFRELAGVGVAFKVAHALLGNIPEELLEIAAIGTVADLVSLKGENRLLVQRGIKKLKVTKRAGLLALFKLANVEQAAVDEETIGFMLAPRLNAAGRLDSADPAVHLLLTDDREEAAMIAEEIDSMNKERQSIVSQIAEEAIKEVEEKYPAGENAVLVIGKEGWNAGVIGIVASRLVDKFYRPAIVLSFDKEKGTAKGSARSIAGFDLYKNLSACRDILPHFGGHPMAAGMTLGLGDVGELRERLNGLAKEQLSDEDFIPVASLDAEVSLEDVSLPAIEQMQLLSPFGMDNPKPRVLIKDAPIASMRKIGSGQNHLKMALGEGSSALDGIGFGLGELFHHISADSRISVIGELSINEWNNIRKPQIFLHDLSVAEWQLFDLRGIKRFEQLKELLPESSTKWICFDGQSREKIPSLPEDAAFFISSETEAEALVIEEEHIVLADLPPSKQMLEKLLQGKAPARIYAHFYKEESEYFSTIPNRDHFKWFYSFLAKRGQFDIRKFGDQLAKHKGWSRETIDFMSKVFFELDFAKMENGLLALNKEANKRDLTESPTYQRKHAQYTLENDLLYSSYQELKSWFDAVLQGAVHTEEAMEEWI